From a region of the Leptospira kmetyi serovar Malaysia str. Bejo-Iso9 genome:
- a CDS encoding NAD(P)H-dependent glycerol-3-phosphate dehydrogenase, whose amino-acid sequence MKIGVIGSGSFGTALGSLLADKGYDVTLWCRNDSQIESINRDHINNKHLPSFTLPEKLTASKDLRTVVEGKDMIVSSPPSHALTDILREIKSYLPEKVPIVSASKGIENGTLRLVSEIFESELPGKYHAYLSYLSGPSFAKEIIQKVPTIVSIASKNEATARKVQEIFSFLYFRTYWTPDVVGVEVGGSLKNVIALAAGVSDGLGFGQNTRAALITRGLNEITKIGLKLGADPMTFLGPSGMGDLILTCCGEQSRNRTVGFRLGKGETLEQILSSMNEVAEGVKTTQSAYELSQKLGIEMAITNEVYKMLYEGKNPKEVVKDLMKRDLKREGVSV is encoded by the coding sequence ATGAAAATCGGAGTGATCGGATCGGGAAGTTTTGGAACCGCTTTGGGAAGTCTTCTTGCGGACAAGGGATACGACGTTACTCTCTGGTGTAGAAACGATTCTCAGATTGAAAGCATAAACCGCGATCATATCAATAACAAACATCTTCCCAGTTTTACCCTTCCCGAAAAGTTGACCGCGAGCAAGGACCTAAGAACCGTCGTCGAAGGAAAGGATATGATCGTATCTTCTCCTCCTTCTCACGCGCTTACCGATATTTTAAGGGAGATTAAAAGTTATCTTCCCGAAAAAGTTCCCATCGTTTCCGCGAGTAAGGGAATCGAAAACGGAACTCTTCGACTCGTTTCCGAAATTTTCGAATCGGAACTGCCCGGAAAGTATCACGCGTATCTTTCGTATTTATCGGGACCTTCCTTCGCAAAAGAAATCATACAAAAAGTACCCACGATCGTAAGCATCGCATCGAAGAACGAAGCGACCGCGCGTAAAGTTCAGGAAATATTCAGCTTCTTATATTTTAGAACCTATTGGACTCCGGACGTGGTCGGAGTGGAAGTGGGCGGTTCGTTGAAGAATGTGATCGCGCTTGCCGCGGGAGTCAGCGACGGATTGGGCTTCGGACAAAACACAAGAGCGGCTTTGATTACGAGAGGACTCAACGAAATCACAAAGATCGGTTTGAAATTGGGCGCGGACCCGATGACGTTTCTCGGACCATCCGGAATGGGAGATTTGATTCTCACTTGTTGCGGAGAACAATCGCGCAACCGAACCGTGGGTTTTCGTTTAGGCAAGGGAGAAACTCTGGAACAAATTCTTTCCAGCATGAACGAAGTCGCGGAAGGAGTGAAGACAACTCAAAGCGCTTACGAACTTTCTCAAAAGTTAGGAATCGAAATGGCGATCACGAACGAAGTTTATAAAATGCTTTACGAAGGTAAGAATCCGAAAGAAGTTGTGAAAGACCTTATGAAACGCGATCTAAAGAGAGAAGGCGTTTCAGTCTGA
- a CDS encoding phosphopantothenoylcysteine decarboxylase, whose product MSNPGKEILIAVSGSIAAYKACELVRNLTKEGYPVSVIMTAHATEFVGSITFEAMTGKKVRIDEYEQGMAHIDAKNSASVIAVVPATANIIGKMANGIADDLVTSTYLAANCPVIVAPAMNPFMYAHPAVQRNLKRLAEDGVILADPSEGVVVCGDEGYGKLAEISVIQKLILDVYKRNS is encoded by the coding sequence ATGTCCAACCCTGGAAAAGAAATACTCATCGCGGTTTCGGGAAGTATTGCGGCTTATAAGGCCTGCGAACTTGTAAGAAATCTCACGAAAGAAGGTTATCCGGTCAGCGTGATCATGACCGCACACGCTACCGAGTTTGTCGGCTCGATCACTTTCGAGGCGATGACCGGTAAAAAAGTCCGCATCGACGAATATGAACAGGGAATGGCTCATATCGACGCTAAGAATTCCGCGTCCGTGATCGCCGTAGTTCCGGCAACCGCAAATATCATCGGTAAAATGGCGAACGGAATTGCGGACGATCTTGTAACCTCCACTTATCTTGCGGCGAATTGTCCTGTGATCGTCGCTCCTGCGATGAATCCTTTTATGTATGCTCATCCCGCGGTTCAAAGAAACCTAAAACGTTTGGCGGAAGACGGCGTGATTCTCGCCGATCCTTCGGAAGGTGTGGTCGTTTGCGGCGACGAAGGTTACGGGAAGTTAGCCGAAATCTCCGTCATCCAAAAGTTGATCTTGGATGTGTATAAAAGAAATTCTTAA
- a CDS encoding metallophosphoesterase family protein, translating into MKIIYLTDIHDGLRGLKEILQQTTADLYLFSGDIIYKAFFSTDRIIEFCTIQEEMYRISKDQKEEINAYDYATRAIRFPEKYGADIVEKSKEYRTLFHQAAKTMKEKYELIEIIIQKYSRAPVRVLPGNYDIDLQYSALYERDIHRKTFEQDGYKFAGYGGAPIVTSGIPEKLAVKFHEYNRNGKSYSEPEDFFKEEQPDVVVIHNPPYGFLDKIPNYGNVGSQGIRRYLDDYHPTLVVSGHVHEDQGIVKKGKTVFLNPSNFGAVDSVFGFQPGGFFSEIFLENGLVETVKLNRLVDHKIRLLMNVDCRGSVPCVTFVSQDSEVSAEDFVRI; encoded by the coding sequence ATGAAAATCATCTATCTGACTGACATCCATGACGGTCTGAGAGGCTTGAAGGAAATTCTTCAGCAAACCACGGCGGACCTATATCTCTTTTCCGGCGACATCATCTACAAAGCTTTTTTCAGCACCGATCGCATCATAGAATTCTGCACCATACAAGAGGAGATGTATCGCATCTCCAAGGATCAGAAAGAAGAGATCAACGCGTATGATTATGCGACAAGAGCGATTCGTTTCCCCGAAAAATACGGCGCCGATATAGTAGAAAAATCTAAAGAATACAGAACTCTCTTTCATCAGGCCGCAAAAACGATGAAGGAAAAATACGAACTCATAGAAATCATCATTCAAAAATATTCTCGCGCGCCTGTGAGAGTTCTTCCGGGCAACTACGACATCGATCTTCAATACAGCGCCTTATACGAAAGAGACATTCATAGAAAAACCTTCGAACAAGACGGTTATAAATTCGCGGGTTACGGCGGAGCTCCGATCGTAACGTCGGGAATCCCCGAAAAGTTGGCCGTTAAGTTTCACGAATACAATCGAAACGGAAAAAGTTACAGCGAACCCGAAGACTTCTTCAAGGAAGAACAACCGGACGTAGTCGTGATTCACAATCCTCCTTACGGTTTCTTGGATAAGATTCCGAATTACGGAAACGTGGGTTCTCAAGGAATCCGAAGATATTTGGACGATTATCATCCCACTCTTGTCGTTTCGGGCCACGTTCACGAGGACCAAGGCATCGTCAAAAAAGGAAAAACCGTGTTCCTCAATCCTTCCAACTTCGGAGCGGTGGATTCGGTGTTCGGATTTCAGCCCGGAGGATTCTTCTCGGAAATATTTTTAGAAAATGGGCTTGTAGAAACCGTAAAATTGAATAGACTGGTGGACCACAAAATTCGCCTCTTAATGAACGTGGATTGCAGAGGAAGCGTTCCTTGTGTGACGTTCGTAAGTCAAGATTCGGAGGTGTCAGCGGAAGATTTTGTGAGAATCTAA
- a CDS encoding TIGR04452 family lipoprotein → MKKWFITSLIPFLLFTNCYLFDSIGLSIPDTVSGKEAKNQILTSALIGAIASPDNTAIIAVISPQLAKVDEGRYYKKVDVDDCANSALIINIATIDIGGFTCNLEPREYILWYVY, encoded by the coding sequence ATGAAAAAGTGGTTCATCACTTCCCTGATTCCGTTTCTGTTGTTTACAAATTGTTACCTTTTCGATTCGATCGGGCTTTCCATTCCTGATACCGTTTCCGGTAAAGAAGCGAAAAACCAAATTCTTACCAGCGCTTTGATCGGAGCGATCGCTTCCCCGGACAACACTGCGATTATCGCGGTCATCTCTCCACAGCTTGCGAAAGTAGACGAAGGTCGTTACTATAAAAAAGTGGACGTGGATGATTGTGCGAATTCCGCTCTGATCATCAACATCGCTACGATCGATATCGGTGGTTTTACTTGTAACTTGGAGCCGAGAGAATACATTCTTTGGTACGTTTACTGA
- a CDS encoding hemolysin family protein, whose product MELIGFFIIVLLIFANGFFVSAEFALVSIRPSRLEELIKENKPLALVTKRAAQKLNDMLSVCQVGITVASLLLGWVGEGYVSRWLTFLLETLGYSTNEATIHGLAITVSFTIITFLHILLGELLPKTIAIQNTETIALFISIPLFFFYYLFYPITFFLNELTSFLLKLMGIQANKSRMMHSPEELMIIIEEQNKQGKIDQEEFQIIQNTFQFSEHQAKDVMTHRLSIIGIPHDTTMDSLISIIAEHHFSRYPIYEGNTDKIIGIIHVQTYLTWLSNSKKGRKEKVTAIMQPPIFVPEGLSIEKVMQKLRENKQHMAIVIDEYGGVSGLLTLEDIIEEIFGQIRDETDDHETDPFPAQHSDSFTIDGEAELDELKEILVGVQDEEIKDIRTIAGFILGRLEDMPEEGSTISLQTGTLTVEKMEGNKILSVRFTRVNLSNKAQSKK is encoded by the coding sequence ATGGAACTAATCGGCTTTTTCATCATAGTCTTACTTATATTTGCCAATGGATTTTTCGTGTCTGCGGAATTCGCTTTGGTTTCGATCCGTCCTTCCCGTCTGGAAGAATTGATTAAGGAGAATAAACCTCTCGCCCTCGTCACCAAACGGGCCGCTCAAAAACTGAACGACATGTTGTCCGTTTGTCAGGTCGGAATTACGGTCGCCAGTCTTCTGTTAGGTTGGGTCGGCGAAGGTTACGTTTCGAGATGGCTTACGTTTCTTTTGGAAACGCTCGGATATTCCACGAACGAAGCCACGATTCACGGTTTGGCGATCACGGTTTCGTTTACGATCATCACGTTCTTGCATATTCTTTTGGGAGAACTTCTTCCCAAGACGATCGCGATTCAAAACACCGAAACGATCGCGCTTTTTATCAGCATTCCTTTATTCTTTTTTTATTATCTGTTTTACCCGATCACGTTCTTTTTAAACGAACTGACTTCCTTTCTTTTGAAGCTGATGGGAATTCAGGCGAACAAAAGTAGAATGATGCATTCTCCCGAAGAATTGATGATCATCATCGAAGAACAGAACAAACAGGGTAAGATCGATCAGGAAGAATTTCAGATCATCCAAAACACGTTTCAGTTCTCCGAACACCAAGCGAAGGACGTGATGACTCATCGTCTGAGTATCATCGGAATTCCGCACGATACCACGATGGATTCTTTGATTTCGATCATTGCGGAACATCATTTTTCCAGATATCCGATCTACGAAGGTAACACCGATAAGATCATCGGGATCATTCACGTTCAGACGTATTTGACTTGGTTGTCCAATTCCAAAAAAGGCCGTAAGGAAAAAGTGACCGCCATCATGCAACCTCCGATCTTCGTTCCCGAAGGTCTTTCGATCGAAAAGGTGATGCAGAAACTGCGCGAGAATAAACAACACATGGCGATCGTCATCGACGAATACGGCGGTGTTTCGGGTCTTTTGACCTTGGAAGATATCATCGAGGAAATTTTCGGACAGATTCGGGACGAAACCGACGATCACGAAACCGATCCGTTTCCGGCCCAACATTCGGACAGTTTTACGATCGACGGAGAAGCAGAACTCGACGAGTTGAAGGAAATTCTCGTGGGTGTTCAAGACGAAGAGATCAAGGACATTCGGACGATCGCGGGTTTTATTCTCGGCCGTTTGGAAGATATGCCGGAAGAAGGTTCTACGATTTCTTTGCAAACCGGAACGCTTACCGTCGAAAAGATGGAAGGTAATAAAATTCTTTCCGTACGTTTTACGCGAGTCAATTTAAGCAATAAAGCTCAGTCTAAAAAATAA
- the lpxA gene encoding acyl-ACP--UDP-N-acetylglucosamine O-acyltransferase — protein MKIHPTAIIDPRAELHESVEVGPYSIIEGHVSIQEGTVIENHVKICAGSEIGKFNRFHQGAVIGVMPQDLGFNQQLLTKTIIGDHNIFREYANIHKGTKEDSPTVIGNKNYFMGNSHVGHDCILGNNNILTHGCVLAGHVTLGSFAFISGLAAVHQFCFVGDYAMVAGLAKVVQDVPPYSTVDGNPSTVVGLNSVGMKRAGFSPDVRNAIKHAYKVIYHSGMPTRKALDDLEASGNLIDQVKYIIKFFRDSDRGVTDHR, from the coding sequence ATGAAAATACATCCGACTGCGATTATCGACCCTCGAGCCGAACTGCACGAATCCGTCGAGGTCGGTCCTTATTCCATTATCGAAGGACATGTTTCCATCCAAGAAGGTACGGTAATTGAGAACCACGTAAAAATTTGCGCGGGTTCCGAAATCGGAAAATTCAATCGTTTTCATCAAGGCGCCGTGATCGGGGTAATGCCTCAGGACTTAGGATTCAATCAACAGCTTTTGACGAAAACGATCATCGGCGATCATAATATTTTTCGCGAATATGCGAATATTCATAAGGGAACAAAAGAAGATTCTCCCACCGTAATCGGAAATAAAAATTATTTCATGGGGAATTCCCACGTCGGTCACGATTGTATACTCGGGAATAATAATATTCTTACCCACGGTTGTGTTCTCGCGGGTCACGTGACTCTCGGAAGTTTCGCTTTTATTTCCGGTCTTGCGGCGGTTCATCAGTTTTGTTTCGTCGGGGACTACGCGATGGTCGCTGGTCTTGCAAAGGTCGTTCAGGACGTTCCTCCTTATTCCACCGTGGACGGAAATCCGAGCACCGTGGTCGGACTCAACAGCGTCGGTATGAAACGCGCTGGTTTTTCTCCGGACGTAAGAAACGCGATCAAACACGCGTATAAGGTCATCTATCATTCCGGAATGCCCACGAGAAAGGCTTTGGACGACCTCGAAGCCTCCGGAAATCTGATCGATCAAGTTAAGTATATTATAAAATTCTTTAGAGATAGCGACCGGGGAGTTACGGATCACAGGTGA
- the recG gene encoding ATP-dependent DNA helicase RecG translates to MKNSVSKTENTNGNGGLLSPVTVIKGVGPAKAAALASIGIQTLQDLLNFFPRRYLDRNLTDNVLLKTGETVTLIVEVVDAYLAHGKKSRLVVGAKTRNNERISIVFFRGVNFFQRIFQPGTTLVATGKLEYFRGFQLIHPDYEILTSAIKPTYNVSTTSSKTSGSKKENQEPEEELAELPEMIHAGRIIPLYPSGEALKSEGLDSRGFRKILYSALEKLKGKIPEILPGEIVKRRGLVPREESYREIHFPTDESTLENARYRLKYEELFYFNLLIEHKKKEREKIKRVLWPLPDSQTATAVRKNLPFQLTEDQESALQKIQDLTKKEQPIAVLLQGDVGSGKTLVALLTALRYMDNQIQVCMVAPTEILARQHYQTILNFLGNMPFLGIELLVGKEPKKNRYEKLYRIKKGDTLFVIGTHSVFQEDVVFSELGLVIIDEQHKFGVDQRETLRSKGKNPDILAMTATPIPRTLCLTLYGDLDLLTIKSKPKGRMPIQTKWFQEDRRDGVYKSIRKYVSSGRQCYIVYPLVEESEKVDLKSCIEAYEQLKHEIFPDFEVGLVHGKMETEEKDRVMKEFSKNRIQILVSTTVIEVGIDVPNSTVMVIEHADRFGISQLHQLRGRVGRGDQESFCILMTDSKVTEDAKVRLDAMVNLSDGFALSEIDLQLRGPGELMGVRQSGLPDFRIADLREDSKLIELTREDAALFGNPGDLEKEEIRGRFSEGRLLFSN, encoded by the coding sequence ATGAAGAACTCGGTCTCTAAAACGGAAAACACAAACGGAAACGGCGGACTTCTTTCGCCGGTAACGGTGATCAAAGGAGTCGGTCCGGCCAAGGCTGCGGCCCTCGCGTCCATTGGAATTCAAACTCTTCAGGACCTTTTGAATTTTTTTCCGAGAAGATATTTGGATCGGAATCTTACGGACAATGTCCTTTTAAAAACCGGCGAAACGGTGACTCTGATCGTGGAAGTCGTGGACGCGTATCTCGCACACGGAAAAAAATCAAGACTCGTAGTCGGCGCCAAAACGAGAAACAACGAAAGAATTTCGATCGTATTCTTTCGCGGCGTGAACTTCTTTCAAAGAATCTTCCAGCCCGGAACCACGTTAGTCGCCACCGGCAAACTCGAATACTTCCGCGGTTTTCAACTCATTCATCCGGATTACGAGATTCTTACGAGCGCGATCAAACCGACTTACAACGTCTCGACGACTTCCTCAAAAACGAGCGGAAGCAAAAAAGAAAACCAAGAACCCGAAGAGGAACTGGCCGAACTTCCCGAAATGATTCACGCGGGAAGAATCATTCCCTTATATCCTTCGGGAGAGGCTTTAAAATCGGAAGGACTCGATTCGAGAGGGTTTCGAAAAATTCTTTATTCCGCTTTGGAAAAACTCAAAGGAAAAATTCCGGAAATTCTTCCCGGTGAAATTGTTAAGCGAAGAGGTTTGGTTCCAAGAGAAGAATCGTATCGGGAGATACACTTTCCGACCGACGAATCCACTCTTGAAAACGCGAGATACAGACTCAAATACGAAGAATTATTTTATTTTAATCTTCTTATAGAACACAAAAAGAAGGAAAGAGAAAAGATCAAACGGGTTCTTTGGCCTTTGCCCGATTCTCAAACCGCGACGGCGGTCCGCAAAAATCTTCCCTTTCAACTTACGGAAGATCAGGAATCGGCGCTTCAAAAGATCCAGGATCTCACCAAAAAGGAACAGCCCATCGCGGTTCTTCTTCAAGGAGACGTCGGATCCGGAAAGACGTTAGTCGCTCTTTTGACCGCTCTTCGTTATATGGACAATCAGATCCAGGTTTGTATGGTGGCTCCGACCGAAATTCTCGCGAGACAACATTATCAAACCATTCTTAACTTTTTGGGAAACATGCCCTTTCTGGGAATCGAACTCCTCGTCGGAAAGGAACCGAAAAAGAATCGATACGAAAAATTATACCGAATCAAGAAAGGGGACACGTTATTCGTCATTGGAACACACAGCGTTTTTCAAGAGGACGTCGTCTTTTCGGAACTCGGTCTTGTGATCATAGACGAACAGCACAAGTTCGGAGTCGATCAAAGGGAAACGTTGCGATCCAAAGGAAAAAATCCGGACATTCTCGCGATGACGGCGACTCCGATTCCGAGAACTCTTTGTCTTACTCTTTACGGCGATTTGGATCTATTGACGATCAAATCAAAACCGAAGGGAAGAATGCCGATTCAGACAAAATGGTTTCAAGAGGATCGAAGAGACGGAGTTTATAAATCCATTCGCAAATACGTTTCCTCGGGAAGACAGTGTTATATCGTTTATCCTTTGGTGGAAGAATCCGAAAAAGTCGATCTCAAATCCTGCATCGAAGCCTACGAACAACTCAAACACGAAATCTTTCCGGACTTCGAGGTCGGACTCGTTCACGGAAAAATGGAAACCGAAGAGAAAGACCGCGTAATGAAAGAATTTTCCAAAAATAGAATTCAGATTCTCGTGTCGACGACCGTGATCGAAGTCGGGATCGACGTTCCCAATTCTACCGTGATGGTGATCGAACACGCGGATCGTTTCGGAATTTCACAACTGCATCAGCTGAGGGGACGAGTGGGCCGAGGAGATCAGGAAAGTTTTTGTATTCTTATGACCGATTCCAAAGTGACCGAAGACGCGAAGGTAAGACTCGACGCGATGGTCAATCTTTCGGACGGATTCGCGTTATCCGAAATCGATCTTCAACTTCGCGGGCCGGGAGAATTGATGGGAGTGCGTCAGAGCGGACTTCCCGACTTCAGAATCGCGGATCTAAGGGAAGATTCTAAGTTGATAGAACTTACGAGAGAGGACGCGGCCTTATTCGGAAATCCGGGCGATTTGGAAAAGGAAGAGATTCGGGGAAGATTCAGCGAAGGAAGATTGTTGTTCTCGAATTGA
- a CDS encoding M15 family metallopeptidase: MKILFSIVLLFFFQNAIFSQTGNVSSEAYVLGDFKQEAVLTAYSNPGESRIHYLRKDVLEKLLEMIQTYQRENPEEKQKPFIVSAFRSFKDQKGIWEEKYSGKRKMREPVKGKTPQEIISLILEFSSAPGTSRHHWGTDVDLNALENSYFEKGGRGEKFYNWMSKNAKRFGFCQPYSPKNSRGNKGYNEEKWHWSYAPVANKLQEDWVRLYKEGKIQFKDKFLGGEFLQSLPLEYVTSINPECKSIR, from the coding sequence ATGAAAATTCTATTCTCCATCGTTTTACTTTTCTTTTTTCAAAACGCGATTTTTTCCCAAACGGGAAACGTTTCCTCGGAAGCGTACGTTCTCGGCGATTTTAAACAGGAAGCGGTTCTTACGGCTTATTCCAATCCGGGAGAATCCAGGATTCATTATCTAAGAAAAGACGTTTTGGAAAAACTTCTCGAGATGATACAAACGTATCAAAGGGAAAACCCCGAAGAAAAACAAAAACCGTTTATCGTATCGGCGTTCCGATCCTTTAAGGATCAAAAAGGAATCTGGGAAGAAAAGTATTCCGGAAAAAGAAAGATGAGAGAACCCGTAAAAGGAAAAACTCCCCAAGAAATTATTTCCTTGATTTTGGAATTTTCAAGCGCACCCGGAACCTCCAGACATCACTGGGGAACGGACGTGGATCTAAACGCATTAGAAAATTCTTATTTTGAAAAAGGCGGAAGGGGAGAAAAGTTTTACAACTGGATGAGCAAAAACGCGAAACGTTTCGGATTCTGCCAACCTTATTCTCCGAAAAACTCCCGGGGAAACAAAGGATACAACGAGGAAAAATGGCATTGGTCTTATGCGCCGGTCGCGAACAAACTGCAGGAAGATTGGGTTCGATTGTATAAGGAAGGAAAGATTCAGTTCAAAGATAAATTTTTAGGGGGAGAATTTTTACAATCCCTCCCCTTGGAATACGTGACTTCCATCAACCCGGAATGTAAATCGATTCGTTGA
- a CDS encoding phosphopantothenoylcysteine decarboxylase: protein MGFSKAIITSGPTREWIDPVRYISNASSGKMGFHIAEEIGKWISDVVYIHGQVLEDYKKPKGSRRISVETTSDLCDAVIGEIGPGTILIMAAAPADFRPAKSKESKIKKEDGSETILLELIKNPDILKTVSSKIARENIVGCCLVGFAAETDSLEEYARGKLKNKNLDYIVGNYVGKNEKGFGEVDTTVSIFSASGKATEIGPFPKELISEKIVEFLKAETSKSALKF, encoded by the coding sequence TTGGGATTTTCCAAAGCAATCATCACTTCGGGTCCTACGAGAGAATGGATCGATCCGGTTCGATATATATCGAACGCCTCTTCCGGTAAGATGGGTTTTCATATCGCGGAAGAAATCGGGAAATGGATTTCCGACGTCGTTTATATTCACGGTCAAGTTTTAGAAGATTATAAAAAGCCGAAGGGTTCACGGAGAATTTCCGTTGAGACAACTTCCGATTTATGCGATGCCGTGATCGGCGAGATCGGGCCGGGAACGATTTTGATTATGGCCGCAGCTCCGGCGGACTTCCGACCAGCAAAAAGTAAAGAATCCAAAATCAAGAAAGAAGACGGTAGCGAAACGATTCTTTTAGAGCTGATCAAGAACCCGGATATTTTGAAAACGGTCAGTTCTAAGATCGCTCGAGAGAATATTGTCGGTTGTTGTTTGGTCGGCTTTGCGGCCGAGACCGATTCTTTGGAAGAATATGCTCGGGGAAAACTTAAGAATAAGAATCTGGATTATATCGTAGGCAATTACGTCGGTAAAAATGAAAAAGGATTCGGCGAGGTGGATACGACGGTTTCTATTTTTTCCGCTTCCGGTAAAGCGACAGAAATCGGTCCTTTTCCCAAGGAGTTGATTTCCGAAAAGATCGTCGAGTTTTTGAAGGCGGAGACTTCGAAGTCGGCTTTGAAG
- the galE gene encoding UDP-glucose 4-epimerase GalE, which produces MITGGAGYIGSHVVALLLEKKHELVIVDNLEKGNKANLFSGPELIQGNIQDDSVLEKAFSKPIDAVFHFAAWKAAGESMTDPSKYALNNINGTLKLLSFMEKAGTRKFIFSSSAAVYGSPEYLPIDENHPVHPENYYGYTKLAVEENLKWFDQLKGFKFAALRYFNAAGYDPRGRVRGLERTPANLLPIIMEAASGMRKEFEVFGTDYETPDGSCVRDYIHVTDLAKAHVLSLEYLEAEKKSLTVNLGSEKGYSVLEVIRLAEEVVGSPIPHKISGRRAGDPAKLLASSAMAQKLLQWTPEYSDAKTLLKTMWDVYQNPA; this is translated from the coding sequence CTGATCACGGGCGGCGCCGGATATATTGGAAGTCACGTAGTCGCCCTTCTTCTTGAAAAAAAACACGAGCTTGTGATCGTGGACAACCTCGAAAAGGGAAACAAAGCCAATCTCTTTTCGGGTCCCGAGCTGATCCAAGGAAATATCCAGGACGATTCCGTTTTGGAAAAAGCATTTTCGAAACCGATCGACGCGGTGTTTCATTTCGCCGCTTGGAAGGCCGCCGGCGAATCGATGACCGATCCTTCCAAATACGCTCTGAACAATATCAACGGAACGTTAAAACTTCTTTCCTTTATGGAAAAGGCCGGAACGAGGAAGTTTATCTTTTCTTCTTCCGCGGCCGTTTACGGTTCTCCCGAATATCTTCCGATCGATGAGAATCATCCGGTTCATCCCGAAAATTATTACGGTTATACGAAACTTGCGGTTGAAGAGAATCTAAAATGGTTCGATCAACTCAAAGGTTTTAAGTTTGCCGCATTACGTTATTTTAATGCGGCCGGTTACGATCCTCGGGGAAGAGTGCGCGGTTTGGAAAGAACTCCGGCCAATCTTCTTCCGATCATCATGGAAGCCGCTTCCGGAATGAGAAAAGAATTCGAGGTTTTCGGAACGGATTACGAAACTCCGGACGGAAGTTGTGTGCGCGATTATATCCATGTAACCGATTTGGCAAAGGCCCACGTTTTAAGTTTGGAATATCTGGAAGCGGAAAAAAAATCCCTTACGGTGAACTTAGGTTCCGAAAAAGGATATTCCGTTTTGGAAGTCATTCGTCTTGCCGAGGAAGTGGTCGGAAGTCCGATTCCTCATAAGATTTCCGGTAGAAGAGCGGGCGATCCCGCAAAACTTTTGGCTTCTTCCGCGATGGCTCAGAAATTACTTCAGTGGACGCCCGAATACAGCGACGCGAAAACCCTTTTGAAAACGATGTGGGACGTTTATCAGAATCCCGCGTAA